A DNA window from Lutra lutra chromosome 8, mLutLut1.2, whole genome shotgun sequence contains the following coding sequences:
- the ARF3 gene encoding ADP-ribosylation factor 3 — MGNIFGNLLKSLIGKKEMRILMVGLDAAGKTTILYKLKLGEIVTTIPTIGFNVETVEYKNISFTVWDVGGQDKIRPLWRHYFQNTQGLIFVVDSNDRERVNEAREELMRMLAEDELRDAVLLVFANKQDLPNAMNAAEITDKLGLHSLRHRNWYIQATCATSGDGLYEGLDWLANQLKNKK; from the exons ATGGGTAATATCTTCGGAAACCTTCTGAAGAGCCTGATTGGGAAGAAGGAGATGCGCATCCTGATGGTGGGCTTGGATGCTGCAGGGAAGACCACCATCCTGTATAAGCTGAAACTGGGCGAGATCGTCACCACCATCCCCACCATTG GGTTCAACGTGGAGACAGTGGAGTACAAGAATATCAGCTTCACAGTTTGGGATGTGGGTGGCCAGGACAAGATTCGACCTCTCTGGAGACACTACTTCCAGAACACCCAAG GCTTAATATTTGTGGTCGACAGTAATGATCGGGAGCGAGTAAATGAGGCCCGGGAGGAGCTGATGCGGATGCTGGCGGAGGATGAGCTCCGGGATGCAGTACTCCTTGTCTTTGCAAACAAACAG GATTTGCCTAATGCTATGAACGCTGCTGAGATCACAGACAAGTTGGGCCTGCATTCCCTGCGTCACCGCAACTGGTACATTCAGGCCACCTGTGCCACCAGTGGGGACGGGCTGTACGAAGGCCTGGACTGGCTGGCCAATCAGCTCAAAAACAAGAAGTGA